In Helianthus annuus cultivar XRQ/B chromosome 9, HanXRQr2.0-SUNRISE, whole genome shotgun sequence, the following are encoded in one genomic region:
- the LOC110876096 gene encoding uncharacterized protein LOC110876096: protein MILVSKQFDGIGFGTWKRAMSIALSAKNKLGSVDGTITSAANPSLWSRCNDMVISWIINTLSRDITESVLYVQSVAQLWTELNDRYGQGDGAKLYQLQKSLCEISQGSSSIATYFTKIKGIWDELGSLSTISPCSCGTHAEIVKRDEEQRLIQFLIKY from the coding sequence ATGATTCTTGTTTCTAAACAGTTTGATGGAATTGGTTTTGGCACATGGAAAAGGGCGATGTCAATTGCACTTTCTGCAAAGAACAAGTTAGGTTCTGTTGATGGAACAATTACAAGTGCTGCAAACCCTAGTTTATGGAGTCGCTGTAATGACATGGTGATTTCATGGATCATCAACACATTGTCCAGAGATATTACTGAAAGTGTTTTGTATGTGCAGAGTGTTGCTCAACTTTGGACAGAACTGAATGATAGATATGGACAGGGTGATGGTGCAAAGTTGTATCAATTACAAAAGAGTTTATGTGAAATTTCACAAGGAAGTAGCAGTATTGCGACTTATTTCACAAAGATTAAAGGAATTTGGGATGAACTCGGTTCTTTATCCACCATTTCTCCATGTTCTTGTGGTACACATGCTGAAATTGTGAAAAGGGACGAAGAACAAAGGTTAATTCAGTTTCTAATAAAATACTGA
- the LOC110878181 gene encoding uncharacterized protein LOC110878181 isoform X1, with amino-acid sequence MAENPPYFGSILASNVVNGGSSLPSRFYSNENKGKQSSWIEDGSSLSLGLGCSVSSGVTVFSGKEVEEHSSGNLDLTMNIFQTETDVDLELSLAPGSVESDVTRTSSFPFNVKPRVTSSMMTSAGFQLVDEGSTSSRWKLPLLPPLQTTEAITTPFHNIGSNLVNHGGSSSFNSGLVQPQRRRNSNVKNCRFIGCTRGARGASGFCIAHGGGRRCQREGCQKGAEGKTVFCKAHGGGRRCEFLGCTKSAEGRTDYCIGHGGGRRCSHTGCTHAARGKSGLCIRHGGGKRCKMEGCTKSAEDALGLCISHGGGKRCHFPACTKGAQGSTMFCKAHGGGKRCMFLGCTKGAEGSTNFCKGHGGGKRCTFEGGCSKSVHGGTLFCVNHGGGKRCAMPECTKSARGRTSFCVRHGGGKRCAYEGCGKSAQGRTDFCKAHGGGKRCSWVQSDPLAGQTLSHCDKFARGKSGLCASHSQLVPDNPIPGLTPDHTQLTSIGSVGFEGRPVELAGGSGYSLPEGRVHGGSLMAMLRGYGSGTSEPGETRPIAGGRWV; translated from the coding sequence ATGGCTGAAAACCCTCCGTATTTCGGTTCAATTTTAGCTTCGAATGTTGTTAATGGTGGAAGTAGTTTGCCCTCTAGGTTTTACTCGAATGAGAACAAGGGGAAACAGAGTTCATGGATCGAAGACGGGTCTTCGTTATCTCTCGGGTTGGGTTGTTCGGTGAGCTCGGGTGTCACCGTGTTTTCGGGAAAGGAAGTTGAAGAGCATTCTTCTGGGAATCTTGATCTTACTATGAATATATTCCAAACCGAAACCGATGTGGACCTTGAGTTGAGTCTTGCACCAGGTTCTGTTGAATCCGATGTCACTCGAACATCATCGTTTCCATTTAATGTTAAACCGAGGGTTACTAGCAGCATGATGACATCCGCCGGATTTCAACTTGTGGATGAAGGGTCCACGTCGTCTCGATGGAAATTACCTCTTTTGCCCCCGTTGCAGACCACAGAGGCGATAACTACTCCTTTTCATAACATTGGTTCGAATTTGGTAAACCATGGTGGTTCGTCTTCGTTCAATTCTGGCTTGGTGCAGCCACAACGACGGCGTAACAGCAACGTGAAAAACTGTCGGTTTATCGGATGCACCAGGGGAGCGAGAGGTGCTTCTGGGTTTTGTATTGCACATGGTGGCGGTAGGAGGTGTCAGAGAGAAGGGTGTCAAAAGGGAGCGGAAGGGAAGACCGTGTTTTGTAAAGCCCATGGTGGTGGTCGGCGGTGTGAGTTTCTCGGCTGCACTAAAAGCGCCGAAGGACGGACCGATTACTGCATTGGTCATGGCGGTGGTAGGCGGTGCAGCCATACTGGGTGCACTCACGCCGCTAGGGGCAAGTCGGGGTTGTGTATACGACATGGTGGTGGGAAACGGTGCAAGATGGAAGGTTGCACCAAGAGCGCCGAGGATGCATTGGGCCTTTGTATCTCTCATGGTGGCGGGAAGCGGTGCCACTTTCCCGCCTGTACGAAAGGCGCTCAAGGGAGCACGATGTTTTGTAAGGCTCACGGTGGTGGTAAACGGTGCATGTTTTTAGGGTGCACGAAAGGGGCGGAAGGTAGTACGAATTTTTGTAAAGGCCATGGTGGCGGTAAAAGGTGCACATTTGAAGGCGGCTGTTCTAAAAGCGTCCATGGTGGCACGCTTTTCTGTGTTAATCACGGTGGTGGAAAGCGGTGCGCGATGCCAGAATGTACCAAAAGCGCCAGAGGCCGAACCAGTTTTTGCGTTCGTCACGGTGGTGGAAAAAGATGTGCATATGAAGGGTGTGGGAAAAGCGCCCAAGGCCGAACCGATTTCTGTAAAGCACACGGTGGCGGAAAACGATGTTCATGGGTTCAATCCGACCCGTTGGCTGGTCAAACTTTGTCTCATTGTGACAAGTTTGCTAGAGGGAAAAGTGGTCTttgtgcttctcatagtcaactGGTTCCAGATAACCCGATTCCTGGACTCACTCCGGACCACACTCAGTTAACATCAATAGGCTCAGTTGGTTTCGAAGGTAGACCAGTTGAGTTGGCGGGTGGTAGCGGCTACTCGCTTCCAGAAGGCAGAGTTCATGGCGGCAGTTTGATGGCGATGCTTAGAGGGTACGGTAGCGGCACGTCAGAACCAGGGGAGACTCGGCCCATTGCGGGTGGTCGATGGGTGTAA
- the LOC110878181 gene encoding uncharacterized protein LOC110878181 isoform X2 — protein MNIFQTETDVDLELSLAPGSVESDVTRTSSFPFNVKPRVTSSMMTSAGFQLVDEGSTSSRWKLPLLPPLQTTEAITTPFHNIGSNLVNHGGSSSFNSGLVQPQRRRNSNVKNCRFIGCTRGARGASGFCIAHGGGRRCQREGCQKGAEGKTVFCKAHGGGRRCEFLGCTKSAEGRTDYCIGHGGGRRCSHTGCTHAARGKSGLCIRHGGGKRCKMEGCTKSAEDALGLCISHGGGKRCHFPACTKGAQGSTMFCKAHGGGKRCMFLGCTKGAEGSTNFCKGHGGGKRCTFEGGCSKSVHGGTLFCVNHGGGKRCAMPECTKSARGRTSFCVRHGGGKRCAYEGCGKSAQGRTDFCKAHGGGKRCSWVQSDPLAGQTLSHCDKFARGKSGLCASHSQLVPDNPIPGLTPDHTQLTSIGSVGFEGRPVELAGGSGYSLPEGRVHGGSLMAMLRGYGSGTSEPGETRPIAGGRWV, from the coding sequence ATGAATATATTCCAAACCGAAACCGATGTGGACCTTGAGTTGAGTCTTGCACCAGGTTCTGTTGAATCCGATGTCACTCGAACATCATCGTTTCCATTTAATGTTAAACCGAGGGTTACTAGCAGCATGATGACATCCGCCGGATTTCAACTTGTGGATGAAGGGTCCACGTCGTCTCGATGGAAATTACCTCTTTTGCCCCCGTTGCAGACCACAGAGGCGATAACTACTCCTTTTCATAACATTGGTTCGAATTTGGTAAACCATGGTGGTTCGTCTTCGTTCAATTCTGGCTTGGTGCAGCCACAACGACGGCGTAACAGCAACGTGAAAAACTGTCGGTTTATCGGATGCACCAGGGGAGCGAGAGGTGCTTCTGGGTTTTGTATTGCACATGGTGGCGGTAGGAGGTGTCAGAGAGAAGGGTGTCAAAAGGGAGCGGAAGGGAAGACCGTGTTTTGTAAAGCCCATGGTGGTGGTCGGCGGTGTGAGTTTCTCGGCTGCACTAAAAGCGCCGAAGGACGGACCGATTACTGCATTGGTCATGGCGGTGGTAGGCGGTGCAGCCATACTGGGTGCACTCACGCCGCTAGGGGCAAGTCGGGGTTGTGTATACGACATGGTGGTGGGAAACGGTGCAAGATGGAAGGTTGCACCAAGAGCGCCGAGGATGCATTGGGCCTTTGTATCTCTCATGGTGGCGGGAAGCGGTGCCACTTTCCCGCCTGTACGAAAGGCGCTCAAGGGAGCACGATGTTTTGTAAGGCTCACGGTGGTGGTAAACGGTGCATGTTTTTAGGGTGCACGAAAGGGGCGGAAGGTAGTACGAATTTTTGTAAAGGCCATGGTGGCGGTAAAAGGTGCACATTTGAAGGCGGCTGTTCTAAAAGCGTCCATGGTGGCACGCTTTTCTGTGTTAATCACGGTGGTGGAAAGCGGTGCGCGATGCCAGAATGTACCAAAAGCGCCAGAGGCCGAACCAGTTTTTGCGTTCGTCACGGTGGTGGAAAAAGATGTGCATATGAAGGGTGTGGGAAAAGCGCCCAAGGCCGAACCGATTTCTGTAAAGCACACGGTGGCGGAAAACGATGTTCATGGGTTCAATCCGACCCGTTGGCTGGTCAAACTTTGTCTCATTGTGACAAGTTTGCTAGAGGGAAAAGTGGTCTttgtgcttctcatagtcaactGGTTCCAGATAACCCGATTCCTGGACTCACTCCGGACCACACTCAGTTAACATCAATAGGCTCAGTTGGTTTCGAAGGTAGACCAGTTGAGTTGGCGGGTGGTAGCGGCTACTCGCTTCCAGAAGGCAGAGTTCATGGCGGCAGTTTGATGGCGATGCTTAGAGGGTACGGTAGCGGCACGTCAGAACCAGGGGAGACTCGGCCCATTGCGGGTGGTCGATGGGTGTAA